The following is a genomic window from Streptomyces lincolnensis.
CGCGGCAGCGCCCTACGGCACCAAGGAACGGATGCTCGTCGACTACGGCGTCGAGGGCAGCCACTACACGGTCGAGGACGGCGCCCCGGTCAAGACCGACCAGGGCAACAGCGAGGTGATCAACGCCTGGACGATGCTGGCGCACCCGGCGCCCTACGAGGCCCACCCCGACCTCCCCCATATCGCCCGCGCGCAGGTCGAGTGGCAGCAGCGGATGGGTGCCTTCATGAAGAAGACCTCCCTCTACGGCATGACCATCGTCGAGCCGGCCCGCTACGCCAACCTCTCCAGCCAGCTGGAGCAGTTGCAGATCGACTACGTGCGCGGCAACAAGAAGATGTCCGACGTCCAGGCCTTCATCGCCAACTGGAAGTCCGCCGGCGGTGACAAGCTACGCGACTGGTACAAGGAGCTCCTGGACAAAAACGGCAGTGGCAACTGATGTCGCTCACCACCGGGAGCAGGCCGGACGGGACCCGTCCGCCCGCGGCCGTGGAGGAGCCGGCGGCCGCGGGCGCCGCCGCGGAGGCGACGAAGGGACGGGCGCCGCGCGGGACGGGCAAGGCCGGCAAGGTCCCGTTCCGAGTGCGGTGGCACCGAGATCGCGCGCTCATCCTGATGACGCTGCCGCTCATCGCGCTGCTGCTGGTCTTCCACTACGTCCCGCTGCTCGGCAACGTCATCGCCTTCCAGGAGTACGACCCGTACATCGCCGGCAACGGGATCACGGCGATATTCCACAGCCCGTGGGCCGGCCTGGAGCAGGTCGAGCGGATGGTCGAGGATCCGCTGTTCTGGGATGCCACGCAGAACACCCTCGTCCTGTTCGGGATCCAGCTCGTGCTGTTCTTCCCCGTGCCCATCGCCCTCGCGCTGCTCATCAACAGCGTGATCCGGCCCCGGGTGCGGGCCGTGGCACAGGCGATCATGTATCTGCCGCACTTCTTCTCGTGGGTCCTTGTGATCACCATCTTCCAGCAGATCTTCGGCGGCGCGGGCATCATCGCCCAGACCCTGGAGAGCCACGGCTGGAGCGGCTTCGACCTGATGACCAATGCGGACCTGTTCAAGTGGCTGGTCACCGCGGAGGCCGTGTGGAAGGACGCCGGCTGGGGGATCATCGTCTTCCTCGCCGCGCTCTCCGCCGTCAGCACGGATCTGTACGAGGCCGCCGCCATGGACGGCGCCGGGCGTTGGCGGCGCATGTGGCACGTGACGCTGCCCGCGCTGCGCCCGGTGATCGCGCTCCTGCTGGTCCTGCGGGTGGGTGACGCGCTGAGCGTCGGCTTCGAGCAGTTCCTGCTCCAGCGGGACGCGGTCGGCGCGGGAGCCAGTGAGGTCCTCGACACCTACGTGTGGAACATGGGAATCCAGAACGGCGACTTCAGTTACGCGGCAGCGGTCGGCCTCGTCAAGGGGCTCATCGGCGTCGCTCTCGTCCTGGGCGCGAACAAGTTCGCACACCTCCTGGGCGAGCAGGGGGTGTACAAGAAATGAGTCTCAACACCACGCTCATCCGCAGCCTCAAGGCGCCGCCCCGGCCGGTGTGGGAGGAGCCGCCCAGCAGGGCCGGACTCACCGCGAAGGGCGGCCTGCTGCTCCTGTGCTGCCTCGGCGTACTCGGTCCGCTGTGGATCGTCGTCGTCACCAGCCTCTCCCCGAAACCGGTGATCGACCAGGTCGGCGGCCTGGTCGTGATCCCCCGCGGCATCACCTTCGTCAACTACACGGAACTGCTCGGCGGCGGCCAGGTCAGCCGGGCGATCATGGTCTCGGTCGGGGTCACCTTCTTCGGCACCCTGTTCTCCATGGCGGTCTCGGTCCTCGGCGCCTACGGCCTTTCCCGGCCGGGGAGCCTCGGGCACCGGTACCTCCTGATGACCATCATGGCCACCATGTTCTTCGGGGCCGGCCTCATCCCGACGTACCTTCTCGTGCAGGCGCTCGGCCTCACCGACACCTATCTGTCGCTGATCCTGCCGAGCGCAGTGAGCGTCTTCAACATCCTTGTCCTGCGGGCCTTCTTCATGGGAATCTCCCCCGAACTCACCGAGTCCGCCCGCATCGACGGAGCCGGCGAGCTGCGGATCCTGCTGACCATCGTCATGCCGCTGTCGCGGGCGGTGATCGCGGTCATCTCCCTGTTCTACGCGGTCGGTTACTGGAGCGCCTGGTTCAACGCCTCCATCTACCTCACCGACCAGGAGATGCTGCCGCTGCAGAACGTGCTCATCCAACTGGTCCAGAAGGGCACCGAAGCCCCGACCGGCCTTCAGCAGGCGGTCCACACCGGCGAACTCTCCAGCCTGGGACTACAGATGGCGGTCATGGTCCTCGCACTGGTCCCCGTCGCGGTCGCCTCCCCCTTCGTCCAGCGGCACTTCAAGAAGGGCATGCTCACGGGGGCCATCAAGGGCTGACGGTGGGCCTCTCTCCCCCTACGGCCGTGTCTACCTGGCCACCAACGGGCGCGGCGTGCAGCACGGAGAGCCCGCCTGATGCCCGGCCTGAGTGACGTAACACCCCCGCATTTCCGCACCCATGGAAGGGACACCATGGCCACAAACACGATACGCAAGATCACCATGGCGGTGCTGGCGCCGGCGATGGCTCTCGGTGCCACCGTCGGTCTCGCCTCCGCTCCCGCTTCGGCAGCGGTCTGGAACTCCTGCGACCGCTGGGGCAGCGCCAACCTCGACGGCTACAAGCTCTACAACAACGTCTGGGGCTCCGGCGCGGGCAGTCAGTGCGTCTGGGCCAACTCCGGCACCGGCTGGGGTGTCTGGGCCGACCACCCCAACACCGGCGGCATCAAGTCCTACCCCAACTCAACGAAGACGATCAACAAGACCATCGACTCCCTCGGCTGGCTCACCAGCAACTACAACGTCAGCGTCCCGTCGTCCGGCGCGTACAACACGGCGTACGACATCTGGGACACCGACCACCAGTACGAGATCATGCTCTGGGTCAACTACAACGGAGTCGTCGGCCCGATCGGCGGCTACGAGGGCAACGTCACGCTCGGCGGCCACAACTGGAACGTGTACAAGGGCACCAACGGGTCCAACCAGGTGTTCTCGTTCCTGCGGACGTCCGACTCCAACTCCGGCACCGTGGACGCCAAGCCGATCCTCCAGTGGATCGCCTATACCAAGGGCTGGATGCCCGGCAGTGAGACCATCGGCGACGTTCAGTTCGGCTACGAGATCACCTCGTCGTCCGGCGGGCTCAACTTCAACACCGACAACCTGACCATCAGCGGCGGCTGACCCGGCATCAGGGCCGAGGCCGGTCCGCGCCTTCCTCGGGCGCGGTCGGCTTCTGCCCGCGGTGCGTTGTGATCCCGTCAATGCGTCTCGCATGATTCGTTGGAAGTGTCGAAATATTCGCCAACCACGGAGTTGACAAGCACCGGAACCTCCCTAGTATCCGTGGCATCGGCGATCCGAAAGTGGACCGAAATTTCGAACCATTGGGTGTGTCATGTTCCTGACATAGATCACGGCACTACCACAGTCATCCACTGTCTTGTGCGAGTGCCGTAGGTGTCCGGCCGACGGTGCCGCCACGGAAGGAGCCCATGGTGCCCAGACGATCACGCAGACCACTGCTTCGTCTCTTCGCGGCCGTCGCGCTGACGGTCACCGCGTCCCTCACGGCCGCAGTCCACTCCACCGCTTCGGCCGCACCCGGCAGCCCGGCGCTCACTCCACCGCTGGGCTGGAACAGCTGGAACAGCTTCGGGTGCGGGATCACCGAGGCGCAGGTCCGTCAGGCCGCCGACGCGATGGTGTCCTCGGGCATGCGGGAGGCCGGCTACCGGTACGTGGTGGTCGACGACTGCTGGTTCGACCCGCAACGCGACGCGGCGGGCAACCTGCGTGCCAACCCGACCAAGTTCCCGAGCGGGATGAAGGCCCTCGGGGACTACATCCACAGCAAGGGCCTGAAGTTCGGCATCTACCAGGTACCGGGCACACGCACCTGCGCGCAGACCACCGGCGCCTATCCCGGGTCGACGGGCAGCAGGGGACACGAGGCCCAGGACGCCGCCACGTTCGCCTCGTGGGGCGTCGACTACCTCAAGTACGACTGGTGCTCCTCCGAGGGCACCCGGGACGAGCAGGTCGCGCGCTTCTCGCTCATGCGCGACGCCCTGCGTGCCACCGGACGGCCGATCGTCTACAGCATCAACCCCAACAGCTTCCACGCCATCACCGGCGCCACCTACAACTGGGGCGAGGTCGCCGACCTGTGGCGGACGACCGAGGACCTGCTCGACATCTGGCAGAACGGCAACACCAACAGCTATCCGATGGGCGTCGGCAACGTCCTGGACGTCACCGCGCCGCTGGCGGCGCAGTCGGGCCCGGGGCACTGGAACGACCCCGACATGCTGGTCGTCGGCCGCCCCGGCCTGTCGCTGACCGAGTCCCGCTCCCACTTCGCCCTGTGGTCGCTGATGAGTGCACCGCTCATGGCCGGCAACGACATCCGCACCATGTCCGCCGACGTGAGCGCGATCCTGCGCAACCCCCGTCTGCTGGCGGTGAACCAGGACTCGCTGGGCGCGGGCGGGCGCAGGGTGCGCGACGACGGTAACACCGAGGTGTTCGCCAAGCCCCTGTCCGACGGATCGGTCGCGGTGGGCCTGTTCAACCGGGGGAGCGGCACTGCGACGGTCACCACGACGGCGGCACAAGTCGGCCTGTCCGGCGGGCAGTTCACCCTCACCGACCTGTGGACCGGCGGCACGTCGACCACGTCCGGGCAGATCTCGGCGAGCGTCCCCGCGCACGGCGTGGCCGTGTTCCGGGTGAGCGGTGGCAGCCCGCTGGCCGCCACCACCTCGCGGCTGCGCGGCAACGCGTCCGGCCGCTGCCTGGGCGTGGACAACGCCTCCACCGCGGCCGGGGCCGCCGCCCTGCTCTGGGACTGCCACACGGCCGCCAACCAGCTGTGGACCACGTGGGCCGGCGGCGAGATCCGCGTCTACGGCGACAAGTGCCTCGACGCCTACAACCAGGGCACCACCAACGGCACCCGGGTCATCACCTGGCCCTGCAACGGCCAGAACAACCAGAAGTGGACCGTCGGCTCCGACGGATCGATCCGCAACGTCCACGCCGGGCTGTGCCTCGACGTCAACGGGGCCGGCACCGCCAACGGAACGCCGCTGGTCCTGTGGAGCTGCAACGGCCAGGCCGGCCAGAAGTGGAACCGCACATGAGGGCCGTAGCGCACGGGCCGGCGGCTCACCCACCGGCCGGCATCCCCCGGAGGCCACGATGACGACGATTCGGCCGTTACCGGTCACCCGCACCAGCCTCACCCGGGCAGTCGCCTGGGTGGTGGGCCTCCTGCTGGCGTTCGCCGTCCTTCCCGCCGCCGTGCAGCCCACGGCGGCCAGGGCCGACAACCCGATCGTGCAGCACATCTACACCGCCGATCCGGCCCCGCTGGTGCACAACGGACGGGTCTACCTCTACACCGGGCACGACGAGGACGGTTCCACCTACTTCACCATGAAGGACTGGCGGGTGTGGTCCTCCGCCGACATGGTCAACTGGACCGACCACGGCTCACCGCTCGGTCTGAACACCTTCAGCTGGGCGTCCGCCGACGCGTGGGCGGGGCAGGCCGTGCAGCGCAACGGCCGGTTCTACTGGTACGTGCCGGTGAAGAACCGGGCCACCGGTCGGATGGCCATCGGTGTGGCGGTGTCCGACAGCCCGACCGGTCCGTTCCGGGACGCCCTCGGGCGCCCCCTGGTGGAGAACGGTGAGATCGATCCGACCGTCTTCGTCGACGACGACGGCCAGGCCTATCTGTACTGGGGCAACCCGAACCTGTCGTACGTCAGGCTGAACGCCGACATGACCTCCTACTCGGGAGGCGTCACCAGGATCCCGCTCACCACCGCGGGGTTCGGCACCCGCACCGGCGACCCCAACCGCCCCACCCTGTACGAAGAGGGGCCGTGGGTGTACAAGCGGAACGGCCTGTACTACATGGTGTTCGCGGCCAAGTGCTGCTCGGAGTTCATCGCCTACTCGACGGCGCCCGGCCCGACCGGGCCGTGGACCTACCGCGGGACGGTCATGCCCACCCAGGGCAGCAGTTTCACCAACCACCCCGGGATCGTGGACTTCAAGGGCAGCTCGTATTTCTTCTACCACAACGGCGCGTTGCCGGGCGGCGGTGGTTTCACCCGCTCGGTCGCGGTGGAGAGGTTCTCCTACAACGCCGACGGCACGATCCCGACGATCACCATGACGAACACGGGTGCACCGCAGGCCGGCCCGCTCAATCCGTACGTACGCCAGGAGGCCGAGACGATCGCCTGGGGTTCCGGGATCGAGACCGAACCCTCCAGCGAAGGCGGCATGAACGTCGGCTGGATCGACAACGGCGACTACATCAAGGTGAAAGGCGCAGCCTTCGGGTCAGGCGCGGCCTCCTTCACCGCGCGCGTGGCCTCGGCCGCCACCGGCGGCGGCGCCGTCGAACTGCGCCTGGGCGGTCCGAACGGGACGGTCGCGGGCCGGTGCGCTGTGCCGAACACCGGCGGCTGGCAGACCTGGACGACGGTGACCTGCCCGGTCAGCGGCGCGACGGGAACCCAGGACCTCTACCTGCGGTTCACCGGCGGCAGCGGCTACCTGCTCAACATGAACTGGTGGCAGTTCACCCCGGCGGCCACCGTCACCCCACCCGGGTAGTCCGGCGGAGAGGCACGTCCTCGCGATCCTGGTTGCCCGGGGAGACGGGCAACCAGGGCGCGGGGCGGGTCCGTCAGGAGAGGGGGACGACGTGCGTGCCGGTGACCGAGTCTCCGGACTTCTTGACGTGGTACATGACCTTCTTGCCGCTGTAGAAGTTGAAGGTCAGTGTCACCAGTTCGCCGTCGCGCAGCGAGTCCAGGAACTCGGGCTTCAGGACGATCGTGTCGTTCGGGTAGTCCGGCGAGAAGGTCGCGTTGAACTCCTGGTACACGGTCCAGTCCTTCGGGCCGGCGTTACTGCCGTCGCCGTACCTGGCCTCCATGGCCGACAGCACGTCACCCTTGTACCGCGTGGGGATCGTGAGCCCGTCGGTGTTGCCCGTGGCGTCGGACAGCACCGGCTCGTCGTAGGTGACCACCTCGATCTGCCAGGGCAGCCCGCGGGAGAACCGGGCCTGGAGCGTGGCGTTCACCCCGTACGCGCGGTCGCCCGACAGCCGGGTCAGCGCGCCGGCCGTGAGGACGAGCCGCGTCGTGTCGAAGAGGGTGTAGTCGCGTCCCTCGACAAGTTTCGTCTCACCGTGCCACAGGCCCCGGAACCTGGTCCCGTTCAGATTCAGGGTGACCCCCTTGGCCGTGATCGGCTCCTTCTTCTCCAAGAAGACCTTGTCGAAGGAGGCCGTTCCCGAACGGGTGGTCCAGCTGGACTTGATCCAGGCCATCAGAGCCGGATCCGTCCACTTCAGGGTCTCCCGGTTCAGGTAGGCCCAGGTTCCGGGGTCCCACAGCGCGGTGGTGACACCGACGAGGCGTGCCGCGTATCCGACGTGCTCGTAGTACTTCAGCGCCTCGCCCCGCTCGACACGGGAGGGATGGTTGTGGTCGGGGTAGCCGAGCAGGCCCAACTCACCGACATAGACGGGGATGCCCCTGGCGACGAAGGTGTCGCGCATGCGGGCGAAGGCGTCGTTGAGGTCGTTCTGGGCGGCTTCGTCGTAGTGGGTGCCGCCCGCCATGTTCACGCTGAACGGGTACCAGCTGTAGAAGTGCACGGTGGCGACCAGATTGCGGTCGTTCAGCTTCCGGATCGTGGCGGACAGGTCGTCCATGAGGCGCTGGTCAGGTGTGCAGTAGACCGTGGGGAGGACGAGCAGTCGGTTCGCGTTGCCGCCGCCGGAGGAACGGACGATCTTGTGGAAGGAGACGTTGAGCTCGTTGAGGAGCTTGGTCTTCTGGGCGTCCGTGGCGTCGGCGAACTGAGGCTCGTTGACACTCTCGAAGAGCAGGGCGCGCGGCGCGTCCCGGAATCTCTCGGCTATCTGCGTCCACAGCGAGTTGAAGCGGGCGAGCACCGTGTCGTGGTCGGTGGGCATCTTCGAGATCCACTGCCACGAGTCGTGGTGGATGTTGAGCACGACGTACAGGTCCTCGGCGAGCGCCCAGTCGACCACCTGCTTGACGCGGCTCATGTACGCGGCGTCGACGGTGTAGGGCGCGGTGGCGGACTGGTGTGCGCTCCAGGTCACCGGGATGCGGACGCTGCGGAAACCTTCCGCCCGGATGGTCTTGAACAGTTCTCTGGTGGCCTTGGGATTGCCCCAGGACGTCTCGTCCGGAATCGCGTCCAGGGTGTTGCCCAGGTTCCAGCTGGGCTGCATCGCCGCGACGGCGTCCATGGCGCGGGCCGGAACCTTGACCGTGGAGCCTGCCTGCTGTGCCGTGCCGCCGGGCGCGGCGAGCGCGGTGCTGCCGGACAGTCCCAGGATGACGAGCAGCGCCATCAGCGGGCCGGCCAGGCGGCCGGTGCCTCGTCTGCGGTGGTGTGCGGGTTGCCGTATGTCCTTCACGTGCCGTTCCCTTCGGTCGGTCGAGCGGGAGGGGAGCCTGGTTCAGCCGTCGAGGGGGTCGTAGTCGAACCAGTCGAAGTGGACGGTGCCTGCCGCGGCGTACATGCCGATGACCCGGCCGGTGAAGCCGCCGGCGACCTCGGTCGAGAGGTAGCGGCCGTCGAGGGCCGCGAGCTGGGTGAACGTGCCGTCGGGCTGCTCGACGCCGAGGGAGACGACGTCGGGTCCGGTGCACGGTCCGTGCGGAGACGGCGGTTCCGTCATCGTGACGGCGAGGACCACCGGACCGGCGGGCACGGACCGTTCGGCCACGACGGTGCGCAGGGAGCCGACACGCGCGACCACCCGCACCCGGGTGCCGGACACCTCGATCGCGTAGTGGTGCCGCTCGTCGAGCCGCACGGCCAGGCCGCCGCTGCCCTCCGCGGCGTCGACCAGAGTGCTGGCCCGGCACGACAGATGCTGCTGGCGCCGACCGGTGAACACCACGTCGGGCTCGTCCAGGGAGCCGCCCCGCGCGCGGAGCGTCAGCCATCCGGGGCGCTCCTTGGTGGTGCAGTGTTCGGCGGGCCGGTCGCGCAGGGAGATCCAGGACGGGCGCAGTTCGGCGTGCTCGAAGTCGTCCCGGTGTTCCTCGGCGGGGCCGGGGGAGAGCGGCCACGGGAGTTCGGGCAGGTCCAGGGTGACCTCGCCGACGACCGGCCAGTCGTCCACCCAGGTCACGGGGGCCAGGAAGGTCTCCCGGCCGAGCACGTGCCAGCCCGGGGTGCCGCCGCCCGGCCGGACGCCGAGCAGCACCATCCACCAGGAGCCGTCGGGGCCCTGGACCAGGTCGGCGTGCCCGGTGTTCTGGACGGGGTGGTCGGTGCCGCGATGGGTGAGGACCGGGTTGGCCGGGCACGGCTCGAACGGGCCGGCGGGTGTAGGGCCGCGGGCGATCGAGACACCGTGGCCCCGCTCGGTGCCGCCCTCGGCGATGAGCAGGTACCAGTAGTCGCCGATCCGGTACAGGTGCGGCGCCTCCGGGGCCTTGGCGCCGGGCCCGCCGGACCAGAGCCGGTGCGGTGTGCCGTACGTCTGCCCGGTGGACGGGTCGAGACGGACCTGCGAGACCCCGGCGACCGTGCACCAGCAGGTGCCGTCCTCGTCCCAGACCAGGTCGGGATCGATACCGGGTACGCCCGGCGCCGGTATGGGGTCCGACCACGGTCCGGCGGGGTCGGTGGCCGTGATGATCAGGTTGCCGCCGCCCTCGGTGCAGTTGGTGACGATCAGCCAGAAGCGGCCGTCGTGGTGGCGCAGGGTGGGGGCGTAGATCCCGCCCGAGGACCACGCCTGCGTCAGAGGCAGTTGCTCCGGCCGGTCCAGGGCGTTGCCGATCTGGGTCCAGTGCACCAGGTCACGGCTGTGGAAGAGGGGCACCCCGGGGAAGTACTCGAAGCTGGAGCAGGCCAGGTAGTAGTCGTCGCCGACGCGGCAGACGCTGGGGTCGGGGTGGAAGCCGGAGATCACGGGGTTCATGGGGTTGGTGACGCGTCCGTCCGGTTGGTGCAGAGGGGGCACCCGAGAGGTCCTCTCGTCGGTTCGTGATGCGGGCGTGGGTGGTTCAGGGAGCGTCGGGGGCCGTGGGGGTGATGCGGAGCAGGACGGCGGACGGTGCGGTGGGCAGGGTCAGGCTCAGCTCGGCGGTGTCGGGTGTCCAGGCGGAAACGGCCCGGCTGACCGAGGGGTAGAGCAGGTCGACACCGGCGGCGGTGTCCCG
Proteins encoded in this region:
- a CDS encoding carbohydrate ABC transporter permease is translated as MSLNTTLIRSLKAPPRPVWEEPPSRAGLTAKGGLLLLCCLGVLGPLWIVVVTSLSPKPVIDQVGGLVVIPRGITFVNYTELLGGGQVSRAIMVSVGVTFFGTLFSMAVSVLGAYGLSRPGSLGHRYLLMTIMATMFFGAGLIPTYLLVQALGLTDTYLSLILPSAVSVFNILVLRAFFMGISPELTESARIDGAGELRILLTIVMPLSRAVIAVISLFYAVGYWSAWFNASIYLTDQEMLPLQNVLIQLVQKGTEAPTGLQQAVHTGELSSLGLQMAVMVLALVPVAVASPFVQRHFKKGMLTGAIKG
- a CDS encoding glycoside hydrolase family 43 protein, encoding MTTIRPLPVTRTSLTRAVAWVVGLLLAFAVLPAAVQPTAARADNPIVQHIYTADPAPLVHNGRVYLYTGHDEDGSTYFTMKDWRVWSSADMVNWTDHGSPLGLNTFSWASADAWAGQAVQRNGRFYWYVPVKNRATGRMAIGVAVSDSPTGPFRDALGRPLVENGEIDPTVFVDDDGQAYLYWGNPNLSYVRLNADMTSYSGGVTRIPLTTAGFGTRTGDPNRPTLYEEGPWVYKRNGLYYMVFAAKCCSEFIAYSTAPGPTGPWTYRGTVMPTQGSSFTNHPGIVDFKGSSYFFYHNGALPGGGGFTRSVAVERFSYNADGTIPTITMTNTGAPQAGPLNPYVRQEAETIAWGSGIETEPSSEGGMNVGWIDNGDYIKVKGAAFGSGAASFTARVASAATGGGAVELRLGGPNGTVAGRCAVPNTGGWQTWTTVTCPVSGATGTQDLYLRFTGGSGYLLNMNWWQFTPAATVTPPG
- a CDS encoding glycoside hydrolase family 27 protein; this translates as MVPRRSRRPLLRLFAAVALTVTASLTAAVHSTASAAPGSPALTPPLGWNSWNSFGCGITEAQVRQAADAMVSSGMREAGYRYVVVDDCWFDPQRDAAGNLRANPTKFPSGMKALGDYIHSKGLKFGIYQVPGTRTCAQTTGAYPGSTGSRGHEAQDAATFASWGVDYLKYDWCSSEGTRDEQVARFSLMRDALRATGRPIVYSINPNSFHAITGATYNWGEVADLWRTTEDLLDIWQNGNTNSYPMGVGNVLDVTAPLAAQSGPGHWNDPDMLVVGRPGLSLTESRSHFALWSLMSAPLMAGNDIRTMSADVSAILRNPRLLAVNQDSLGAGGRRVRDDGNTEVFAKPLSDGSVAVGLFNRGSGTATVTTTAAQVGLSGGQFTLTDLWTGGTSTTSGQISASVPAHGVAVFRVSGGSPLAATTSRLRGNASGRCLGVDNASTAAGAAALLWDCHTAANQLWTTWAGGEIRVYGDKCLDAYNQGTTNGTRVITWPCNGQNNQKWTVGSDGSIRNVHAGLCLDVNGAGTANGTPLVLWSCNGQAGQKWNRT
- a CDS encoding glycoside hydrolase family 12 protein, which produces MATNTIRKITMAVLAPAMALGATVGLASAPASAAVWNSCDRWGSANLDGYKLYNNVWGSGAGSQCVWANSGTGWGVWADHPNTGGIKSYPNSTKTINKTIDSLGWLTSNYNVSVPSSGAYNTAYDIWDTDHQYEIMLWVNYNGVVGPIGGYEGNVTLGGHNWNVYKGTNGSNQVFSFLRTSDSNSGTVDAKPILQWIAYTKGWMPGSETIGDVQFGYEITSSSGGLNFNTDNLTISGG
- a CDS encoding cellulase family glycosylhydrolase: MKDIRQPAHHRRRGTGRLAGPLMALLVILGLSGSTALAAPGGTAQQAGSTVKVPARAMDAVAAMQPSWNLGNTLDAIPDETSWGNPKATRELFKTIRAEGFRSVRIPVTWSAHQSATAPYTVDAAYMSRVKQVVDWALAEDLYVVLNIHHDSWQWISKMPTDHDTVLARFNSLWTQIAERFRDAPRALLFESVNEPQFADATDAQKTKLLNELNVSFHKIVRSSGGGNANRLLVLPTVYCTPDQRLMDDLSATIRKLNDRNLVATVHFYSWYPFSVNMAGGTHYDEAAQNDLNDAFARMRDTFVARGIPVYVGELGLLGYPDHNHPSRVERGEALKYYEHVGYAARLVGVTTALWDPGTWAYLNRETLKWTDPALMAWIKSSWTTRSGTASFDKVFLEKKEPITAKGVTLNLNGTRFRGLWHGETKLVEGRDYTLFDTTRLVLTAGALTRLSGDRAYGVNATLQARFSRGLPWQIEVVTYDEPVLSDATGNTDGLTIPTRYKGDVLSAMEARYGDGSNAGPKDWTVYQEFNATFSPDYPNDTIVLKPEFLDSLRDGELVTLTFNFYSGKKVMYHVKKSGDSVTGTHVVPLS
- a CDS encoding glycoside hydrolase family 43 protein, with product MNPVISGFHPDPSVCRVGDDYYLACSSFEYFPGVPLFHSRDLVHWTQIGNALDRPEQLPLTQAWSSGGIYAPTLRHHDGRFWLIVTNCTEGGGNLIITATDPAGPWSDPIPAPGVPGIDPDLVWDEDGTCWCTVAGVSQVRLDPSTGQTYGTPHRLWSGGPGAKAPEAPHLYRIGDYWYLLIAEGGTERGHGVSIARGPTPAGPFEPCPANPVLTHRGTDHPVQNTGHADLVQGPDGSWWMVLLGVRPGGGTPGWHVLGRETFLAPVTWVDDWPVVGEVTLDLPELPWPLSPGPAEEHRDDFEHAELRPSWISLRDRPAEHCTTKERPGWLTLRARGGSLDEPDVVFTGRRQQHLSCRASTLVDAAEGSGGLAVRLDERHHYAIEVSGTRVRVVARVGSLRTVVAERSVPAGPVVLAVTMTEPPSPHGPCTGPDVVSLGVEQPDGTFTQLAALDGRYLSTEVAGGFTGRVIGMYAAAGTVHFDWFDYDPLDG
- a CDS encoding ABC transporter permease, whose translation is MSLTTGSRPDGTRPPAAVEEPAAAGAAAEATKGRAPRGTGKAGKVPFRVRWHRDRALILMTLPLIALLLVFHYVPLLGNVIAFQEYDPYIAGNGITAIFHSPWAGLEQVERMVEDPLFWDATQNTLVLFGIQLVLFFPVPIALALLINSVIRPRVRAVAQAIMYLPHFFSWVLVITIFQQIFGGAGIIAQTLESHGWSGFDLMTNADLFKWLVTAEAVWKDAGWGIIVFLAALSAVSTDLYEAAAMDGAGRWRRMWHVTLPALRPVIALLLVLRVGDALSVGFEQFLLQRDAVGAGASEVLDTYVWNMGIQNGDFSYAAAVGLVKGLIGVALVLGANKFAHLLGEQGVYKK